GGCTCGCGGACTGGTGCGCCATCTGGCTGGTCACCGAGGCCGGCGGCGGCATGCGGCTGGCCCGGGTCTGGCACGCGGACGAGCGACGCATGGGCCCGCTGCGCGAGACGCTGGGCCGCGAGCACCCGGCGGGCATCCACCGGTCGGCCGCGCCCTGGCCCTGGCCGGAGAGCGCGGGCGACCGCGGGGGCGGTTCGGCGGTCGCCTTCCCCCTGGTCGCCCACGGCAGCGAGCAGGGCGTACTGGTACTGGGCCGGGCCGGTCGGCTGCAGATGACCGACCCCGTGGCGCGGATGGTGGAGGACGTGGGCCGCCGGATGGCACAGGCCGTCCTCACCGCCCGCCGCTACACCCGGCAGACCACCATCAGCCGCGCCCTCCAGCGCCGCCAGCTGCCCACCTCGCTGGCGCACATCACCGGCGTGGACACCGCGCTCGTCTACGAACCGCACGGCGAGGGCCAGACCGTCGGCGGCGACTTCTACGACGTCTTCCCGCTGCTCAAGGACCGCTGGTGCTTCCTCCTTGGCGATGTGCAGGGCAAGGACCCGGAGGCGATGTCGGTGACCGGTCTGGCCCGGCACCTGGTACGGCTGCTCGCCCGCGAGGGCAAGGGCGTGGAGTCCGTCCTCGGCAGGCTGAACCTCGCCATGGCGGAGGAGAGCACCGAGGCCCTGGCCCTGGACGGCGAGCAGGTCCGGCAGCGGTTCCTCAGCATGCTCTACGGCGAGTTGGAGGTCGACCCGAGAGCGGGCGGCGCGCACTGCACGGTGGCCAGCGCCGGACACCCGCTACCGTTGCACCTGCACACGGACGGCTCGGTGGAGTCGGTGTCCGACCCGCAGATGCTGCTCGGCATCGACCAGGGCGCCGAGTTCCACGCCACTTCCTTCGACCTCGCGCCGGGCGAGACCCTGCTGTGCGTGACCGACGGAGTCACCGAACGCCGCCGCGGCAACTGG
This is a stretch of genomic DNA from Streptomyces sp. NA04227. It encodes these proteins:
- a CDS encoding SpoIIE family protein phosphatase, coding for MGSTVETTSATARTVVPANQLAAAEARAFVRASLAEQTERLAPDGDPAAGRMYDDAALLTSELVTNAVMHAGTDIDVICRLERTHSAANGAPADTKAPAAKAPAGRAARAAARERSSTGAGAHAPELAVVVEVADRHPSRLVRAGGDSHGRSEPGYGLRLVSALAESWGVTYRQDEKRVWFRLEATTTETTPERGPRTGSRRAIDPLVRQPGLPTRKPAAEWADRGGPSFLAETSELLAGQLDEEMVTALATQLLVPRLADWCAIWLVTEAGGGMRLARVWHADERRMGPLRETLGREHPAGIHRSAAPWPWPESAGDRGGGSAVAFPLVAHGSEQGVLVLGRAGRLQMTDPVARMVEDVGRRMAQAVLTARRYTRQTTISRALQRRQLPTSLAHITGVDTALVYEPHGEGQTVGGDFYDVFPLLKDRWCFLLGDVQGKDPEAMSVTGLARHLVRLLAREGKGVESVLGRLNLAMAEESTEALALDGEQVRQRFLSMLYGELEVDPRAGGAHCTVASAGHPLPLHLHTDGSVESVSDPQMLLGIDQGAEFHATSFDLAPGETLLCVTDGVTERRRGNWQLDDDEGLTDVLREGLGLGAKALAEHVRRAAHEFGTEPVQDDLSILVLQAVGAVPAHRT